The following proteins are encoded in a genomic region of Flavobacteriales bacterium:
- a CDS encoding NAD(P)H-binding protein, whose amino-acid sequence MKAAVVGSTGFIGSILIDLLKDEDSFERVDVVTRRPLDLPEKFNVLVNDDIAKQSFEQLDVAFCALGTTIKTAGSQEAFYHVDHDLVIAFAKNAKAAGAEMFVLVSSVGATPNTSNFYLRVKGETERDLESIGFHSLVILRPSMLMGERKEFRFGELIGKGVMNVINPLMIGSLAKYRGIQGKTVAKAMLRLGTESVAGVHVLEGAELYAFG is encoded by the coding sequence ATGAAAGCAGCAGTAGTAGGTTCCACAGGATTTATCGGATCGATTCTGATCGATCTACTCAAGGATGAAGATTCGTTCGAAAGGGTTGATGTGGTTACTCGTAGGCCGCTTGACCTCCCCGAAAAGTTCAACGTTTTGGTAAATGACGACATCGCGAAGCAAAGTTTTGAGCAGTTGGATGTTGCCTTTTGTGCCCTGGGAACTACCATAAAAACGGCAGGTTCACAAGAGGCTTTCTACCATGTAGACCACGATCTGGTGATTGCTTTTGCCAAAAATGCCAAAGCCGCTGGAGCCGAAATGTTTGTGCTGGTTTCTTCTGTTGGAGCTACTCCAAATACTTCTAATTTCTATTTAAGAGTAAAAGGAGAAACAGAACGCGATCTCGAATCCATCGGGTTTCATTCACTTGTCATTCTCCGACCTTCTATGTTGATGGGAGAGCGAAAGGAATTCCGATTTGGTGAACTTATAGGCAAGGGTGTAATGAATGTCATCAACCCGTTGATGATCGGTAGTTTGGCCAAGTACCGCGGCATACAAGGAAAAACCGTTGCCAAGGCGATGCTTAGACTTGGTACGGAGTCAGTTGCTGGAGTTCACGTACTTGAGGGTGCGGAATTGTATGCTTTTGGATAG
- the rlmN gene encoding 23S rRNA (adenine(2503)-C(2))-methyltransferase RlmN, which yields MTEKRDIRALSDAEITAFLIENGEKAFRAKQVNEWLWKKAAHSFDEMTNLSKPTRDLLEANFTINAVEVDEKQVSSDRTIKSSFKTADGKFVEGVLIPTASRMTACISSQVGCSLSCKFCATGRLDRLRNLNADEIFDQVVHISRQSEEHYGIPLSNIVYMGMGEPLLNYRNVIDSVERITSPNGLGMSPKRITVSTAGIAKMIRKLGDEKVKFNLALSLHAANEEKRNYIMPINETNNLEALAEAMRYFYDQTGTRPTLEYIIFKDFNDSLEDARELAEFCKNFPTKINIIEYNPIDGGEFQKASEERIEAFKQFLEDRNLIVNVRRSRGKDIDAACGQLANKLSLPNG from the coding sequence ATGACCGAAAAACGGGACATACGCGCGTTGTCTGACGCTGAAATTACAGCATTTTTAATCGAGAATGGCGAGAAGGCTTTCCGCGCCAAGCAAGTGAATGAATGGCTTTGGAAAAAGGCTGCCCACTCGTTCGATGAGATGACGAATCTCTCTAAACCTACTCGCGATCTGCTGGAAGCGAACTTCACGATCAACGCAGTAGAAGTTGATGAGAAACAGGTCAGTTCAGATAGAACGATCAAGAGTTCGTTCAAAACAGCTGATGGAAAATTCGTGGAAGGCGTACTGATCCCAACAGCAAGCCGAATGACCGCTTGTATTTCATCTCAGGTTGGTTGTAGTCTGAGCTGTAAGTTCTGCGCAACGGGTCGTTTGGATCGGTTGCGCAACCTGAATGCGGATGAGATCTTCGATCAGGTCGTTCACATATCGCGCCAGAGCGAAGAACATTACGGCATTCCGTTGAGCAATATCGTTTACATGGGAATGGGCGAGCCGCTGCTCAATTACCGAAATGTGATCGATAGCGTTGAACGCATCACGTCACCGAATGGCTTGGGAATGTCGCCCAAACGCATCACGGTTTCCACGGCTGGCATTGCCAAGATGATACGAAAGCTGGGAGATGAAAAAGTGAAGTTCAACTTGGCACTTTCGCTGCATGCGGCCAATGAGGAGAAGCGGAATTACATCATGCCGATCAACGAGACCAACAACCTCGAAGCATTGGCCGAAGCCATGCGTTATTTCTACGACCAAACGGGAACGCGACCAACGTTGGAGTACATCATCTTCAAGGATTTCAACGACAGTTTGGAAGATGCGCGCGAACTGGCCGAGTTCTGTAAGAACTTCCCGACCAAGATCAACATCATCGAATACAATCCGATAGATGGTGGCGAATTCCAAAAAGCGAGTGAGGAACGCATCGAGGCTTTCAAGCAGTTTTTGGAAGACCGAAACCTGATCGTGAACGTGCGCAGAAGCCGCGGAAAAGATATTGATGCGGCCTGCGGACAATTGGCCAACAAACTTTCCTTACCGAACGGCTAA
- a CDS encoding T9SS type A sorting domain-containing protein: MRYQKYVFVLLSLLLSGNLLRAQCLMVPGAFQEQLSAANNIIEGKVVAQQTFIGQDGNIYTSNSIDVYRVLKGTSDITMNVVTEGGVFGDLMQVVTPSAQMQTGDYGLLVLEEDAQRSISSITTAFYPIDERTGSVYGLSNIAERELLYDAVARITGSNSIQMLRVPDGMLHPASSANRSAPIVSSIFPLEVTAGTQTVVTITGEGFGAEQGNGFIAFKNADDGGQSFVGLHSGPHYLSWTDTQIELYVPSSTLYNSIVAGTGNIKVVTDAGESTESTQQLTVDYAKSEVIYSDQLNSTMLVGMQDGGYRFNLSQQLVDLAGAQMVENSVMKWACNTGVNFTVDEERVSLADWSHDGVNLIGLSNPGQIPSYLLGKTITTFSGCGTPAGIQWNLIEIDILFNRDINWWTGEGLPMPNHYDLETSILHELGHAHLLQHNNDLESPMYFQLTTGSMRRNLYAPSIDGGNYVSYQSAQAGTTCSEELHQLYDFNQCDLSVINGVEDAVEKPLSVYPNPFKDQFTVSGNWNTGTTYTVIDATGRLVLQGVLNGTQEVLDASDLDAGIYMMYIGNGAERQTVRLLKN, from the coding sequence TTGAGGTATCAAAAGTATGTGTTTGTATTGCTGTCCCTGCTGCTTTCGGGGAATCTGCTTCGGGCACAATGCCTGATGGTTCCAGGTGCGTTTCAAGAACAACTTTCTGCAGCAAACAATATCATCGAAGGAAAAGTTGTGGCGCAGCAGACGTTCATCGGGCAGGATGGCAATATCTACACTTCAAATAGCATTGATGTGTATCGTGTGCTGAAAGGAACTTCGGATATAACCATGAATGTGGTGACCGAAGGCGGGGTTTTCGGAGACCTGATGCAGGTGGTGACGCCAAGTGCTCAAATGCAGACAGGAGATTACGGCCTCTTGGTGTTGGAGGAAGATGCGCAGCGTTCGATATCAAGTATCACAACCGCATTTTACCCAATTGATGAACGAACAGGTTCTGTTTACGGCTTGAGCAATATTGCGGAACGCGAACTTTTGTATGATGCCGTGGCGCGCATCACAGGTTCAAATAGCATTCAGATGCTGCGTGTTCCAGATGGCATGCTACATCCTGCTTCTTCTGCCAACCGAAGCGCACCGATAGTTTCATCCATTTTCCCGTTGGAAGTAACCGCTGGTACGCAGACAGTTGTCACCATTACTGGCGAAGGGTTCGGTGCGGAGCAGGGAAACGGTTTCATTGCTTTCAAGAACGCAGATGATGGCGGACAGAGTTTTGTTGGTTTGCACAGCGGGCCGCATTATCTGAGTTGGACCGACACGCAGATTGAACTGTATGTTCCTTCTTCCACACTTTACAACTCAATTGTGGCAGGAACCGGAAACATCAAGGTCGTGACAGACGCTGGTGAGTCGACCGAAAGCACGCAGCAATTGACGGTCGATTACGCCAAAAGCGAAGTGATCTACTCAGACCAATTGAACAGTACCATGCTGGTAGGAATGCAGGATGGCGGTTATCGCTTCAACCTGAGTCAGCAGCTGGTCGATTTGGCAGGTGCGCAAATGGTGGAGAATTCTGTGATGAAATGGGCCTGTAATACTGGTGTCAATTTTACGGTGGATGAAGAGCGTGTTTCACTTGCCGATTGGAGCCACGATGGAGTCAACCTGATCGGACTCTCAAACCCTGGACAGATTCCTTCCTACCTGTTGGGAAAGACGATCACCACGTTTTCCGGATGTGGTACGCCTGCTGGAATTCAATGGAACCTCATCGAGATCGATATCCTCTTCAATCGCGACATCAATTGGTGGACGGGAGAAGGTCTGCCGATGCCGAACCATTATGATCTCGAAACATCCATCCTCCACGAATTGGGTCATGCACATTTGCTACAGCACAACAATGATCTCGAGTCGCCCATGTATTTCCAGCTCACAACCGGCTCCATGCGCAGAAACCTGTACGCCCCGTCCATTGATGGAGGAAATTATGTGAGCTATCAGAGTGCGCAAGCAGGCACAACATGCAGCGAAGAACTACATCAGCTCTATGATTTCAATCAATGTGACCTGAGCGTAATAAATGGGGTTGAAGATGCAGTTGAAAAGCCGCTATCTGTCTATCCGAATCCATTCAAAGACCAGTTCACCGTTTCAGGAAATTGGAATACAGGAACGACTTACACGGTTATTGATGCTACTGGCCGTTTGGTTCTACAAGGCGTATTGAATGGGACGCAAGAGGTGCTTGATGCAAGCGATCTTGATGCTGGCATTTACATGATGTATATCGGAAACGGTGCAGAACGCCAAACCGTGAGGTTGCTCAAAAACTGA
- a CDS encoding GatB/YqeY domain-containing protein, translated as MSLTDQINNDLKEAMKAKDTTTLTALRAIKSQLLLAATDKGGGESTEEAEIKMLQKQVKQRKESAELYKTQGREDLAEAELAEAAIIEKYLPKQLSEDELKPILQAIIEKVGAAGPQDMGKVMGAASKELAGKADGKTISSVVRQLLS; from the coding sequence ATGAGTTTAACAGACCAAATAAACAACGACCTGAAAGAGGCCATGAAGGCCAAAGACACCACTACGCTAACTGCCTTGCGCGCTATCAAATCGCAGTTGCTGTTGGCGGCAACAGACAAAGGCGGTGGAGAATCTACGGAGGAAGCTGAAATTAAAATGCTACAGAAGCAGGTGAAGCAGCGAAAAGAAAGTGCTGAGCTGTACAAGACCCAAGGCCGTGAAGATCTGGCAGAAGCCGAGTTGGCAGAAGCTGCCATCATTGAAAAGTATCTTCCGAAACAACTTTCAGAGGATGAGCTGAAGCCTATTCTACAGGCCATTATTGAAAAGGTGGGTGCCGCTGGTCCGCAGGACATGGGAAAAGTGATGGGCGCTGCTTCCAAAGAATTGGCAGGAAAGGCTGACGGAAAGACGATTTCATCTGTGGTAAGACAGTTGCTTTCGTAG
- a CDS encoding phospholipase → MKFNMEQSKVSFVEVPRTARYFRMNSVQKMTKNVWVVFHGYGQSAEYFIKHFRDLDPSENFIIALEGLSKFYVEGLTGRVGASWMTKQDRELEIKDQSNYINAVLKDCGVDVKNMNQRLIVLGFSQGTATAVRWLANNNIRPNELILWAGSFPHDVDATEHEDVFKKLNMHFAYGNKDQFLEHINVEERVAEFEKMGMKLKVWSFEGKHVMDKPTLAKIVGSF, encoded by the coding sequence ATGAAATTTAACATGGAACAATCCAAAGTGTCGTTTGTCGAAGTTCCCAGAACTGCCCGCTATTTCAGGATGAATTCTGTACAGAAAATGACAAAGAATGTTTGGGTTGTTTTCCACGGATACGGGCAATCGGCCGAGTATTTCATCAAGCATTTCAGAGACCTTGATCCGTCAGAGAATTTCATCATCGCGCTGGAGGGTCTTTCCAAGTTTTATGTGGAAGGATTGACAGGCCGTGTGGGTGCCAGTTGGATGACCAAGCAGGACCGCGAGTTGGAGATCAAAGACCAATCGAATTACATCAATGCAGTGCTGAAAGACTGTGGCGTTGACGTGAAAAACATGAACCAACGACTGATCGTTCTCGGTTTCTCTCAAGGCACTGCAACCGCTGTGCGATGGTTGGCAAACAACAATATTCGGCCAAATGAACTCATTCTATGGGCGGGTTCGTTCCCACACGATGTGGACGCAACGGAACATGAAGATGTTTTCAAAAAGCTGAATATGCATTTCGCCTACGGAAACAAAGATCAGTTTCTGGAGCACATTAATGTGGAAGAACGCGTGGCAGAATTCGAAAAGATGGGAATGAAACTGAAGGTTTGGTCCTTCGAGGGAAAACATGTGATGGACAAACCAACCCTTGCCAAGATTGTTGGTAGCTTTTAG
- a CDS encoding polyprenyl synthetase family protein produces the protein MEEFEGRFRSSMRSEVALLDKITHYIVKRKGKQMRPMFVFLTAKMLGDTNDMTYRAATLIELLHTATLVHDDVVDDANKRRGFFSINALWKNKVAVLVGDYLLSRGLLLSVKHKDYRLLEITSNSVREMSEGELLQMEKARKLDITEEVYFNIIRKKTASLISSCCASGAASISEDDAVVEKLRLFGETVGIAFQIRDDLFDYGSDDSIGKPTGIDIKEKKMTLPLIYALNNSDRSEKRFIINTVKNHNTDEKRVAEVIDLVRKKGGIRYTTERMNEYRDKAIAMLAEFPDNAAKESLIQMVNFVIDRTK, from the coding sequence ATGGAGGAGTTTGAAGGACGGTTCCGTTCTTCCATGCGTAGCGAGGTGGCGCTTCTCGACAAGATCACGCATTACATCGTAAAGCGAAAGGGCAAGCAGATGCGCCCGATGTTCGTTTTTCTGACTGCCAAAATGCTGGGCGACACGAACGATATGACCTATCGTGCTGCTACGCTGATCGAGTTGCTGCACACAGCAACGCTTGTGCACGATGATGTGGTGGATGATGCCAACAAGCGAAGAGGTTTTTTCAGCATCAATGCGCTTTGGAAGAACAAAGTTGCCGTGCTTGTGGGCGATTATCTTCTCAGTCGCGGACTGTTGCTTTCGGTAAAGCACAAGGATTATCGACTGTTGGAAATCACATCCAATTCGGTGCGAGAAATGAGCGAAGGTGAGTTGCTGCAGATGGAAAAAGCGCGGAAACTCGACATTACTGAGGAGGTCTATTTCAATATCATCCGGAAGAAGACCGCATCGCTTATCTCAAGTTGTTGTGCTTCGGGCGCGGCAAGTATTTCGGAAGATGATGCGGTGGTGGAAAAACTGCGTTTGTTCGGAGAAACAGTTGGTATTGCATTCCAGATCCGTGATGATCTGTTCGATTATGGTTCGGACGATTCCATCGGTAAACCAACGGGCATCGATATCAAAGAGAAGAAGATGACGCTGCCGCTGATCTATGCGCTCAACAATTCAGACCGTTCTGAGAAGCGTTTTATCATCAACACGGTCAAGAACCACAACACGGATGAAAAACGTGTGGCAGAAGTGATCGATCTGGTGCGGAAAAAAGGAGGTATCAGATACACCACCGAACGCATGAATGAGTACCGAGACAAGGCGATTGCTATGCTGGCTGAATTCCCCGACAATGCAGCCAAGGAATCACTCATTCAGATGGTCAATTTTGTGATCGATAGAACGAAGTAG